A stretch of Bradyrhizobium sp. CCBAU 53338 DNA encodes these proteins:
- a CDS encoding RNA pyrophosphohydrolase: protein MARYEDLPYRTCVGVMLINTKGLVFIGRRAGGIEHVDDGHVWQMPQGGVDPGEDNWEAAKRELYEETSVRSIERLGEVPDWLIYDIPRTVAGRAWKGRYRGQRQKWFAVRFTGKDSEINVEKPGGGGHKAEFVSWRWEPMKNLPELIIPFKRPVYERVVKEFSALADD, encoded by the coding sequence ATGGCGCGTTACGAGGATCTGCCCTACCGAACCTGCGTCGGGGTGATGCTGATCAACACGAAGGGCCTGGTGTTCATCGGTCGCCGCGCCGGCGGTATCGAGCATGTCGACGACGGCCACGTCTGGCAGATGCCCCAGGGCGGTGTCGATCCCGGCGAGGACAATTGGGAGGCGGCCAAGCGCGAGCTCTATGAGGAGACCAGCGTGCGCTCGATCGAGCGGCTCGGCGAGGTGCCGGACTGGCTGATCTACGACATCCCCCGCACGGTCGCGGGCCGCGCCTGGAAGGGCCGCTACCGCGGCCAGCGCCAAAAATGGTTCGCGGTGCGCTTCACCGGCAAGGACAGCGAGATCAACGTCGAGAAGCCCGGCGGTGGCGGCCACAAGGCCGAATTCGTCAGCTGGCGCTGGGAGCCGATGAAAAACCTTCCCGAACTGATCATCCCGTTCAAGCGCCCGGTCTATGAGCGCGTGGTGAAGGAATTTTCCGCGCTCGCCGATGACTAA
- a CDS encoding murein hydrolase activator EnvC → MRAPILNLLLMVSCAGASLFAEENLAQAQTAAPAPQTAAISTDAIKQREQELEAARARQKSAEEAQAKLKAEIASLGQDRTQLNQQLIDTAANVRTVETKIDEAEARLRTLNGREQETRASLDSRRADIVEVLAALQRAGRRTPPALLVRPEDALQSLRTAILLGAVVPELRSRAEKIAGELGELVTLRKSMAAERDQLASDRDKIRSDQTRLTALVDERQRQQASREKDLDAENSRAITLSKQVGDLQGLIAKMEQDLQSAAKAAEKAAEAAKQAEAKEAKAAASAKPGPAIFKDRSRTSPAILFASAKGLLPLPVNGNKIRDFGGSDGVGGVQKGISLATKPGSQVTTPCDGWVVYAGPFRSYGQLLILNAGGGYHVLIAGMERISVNIGQFVLTGEPVATMGSTSQVASILATNASQPVLYVEFRKDGTPIDPGPWWAANEGEKVRG, encoded by the coding sequence ATGCGAGCGCCGATCCTCAATTTGCTGCTGATGGTGAGCTGCGCCGGCGCAAGCCTCTTCGCCGAAGAAAATCTCGCACAAGCTCAGACGGCGGCACCGGCGCCCCAGACCGCAGCCATCTCGACCGATGCCATCAAGCAGCGCGAGCAGGAGCTGGAAGCTGCGCGCGCCCGGCAGAAGAGCGCGGAGGAGGCGCAGGCCAAGCTGAAGGCCGAGATCGCCTCGCTCGGTCAGGACCGCACCCAGCTCAATCAGCAGCTGATCGACACCGCCGCCAATGTCCGCACCGTCGAGACCAAGATCGACGAGGCCGAAGCGCGACTGCGGACGCTGAATGGCCGCGAACAGGAAACGCGCGCCTCGCTCGATTCGCGCCGCGCCGACATCGTCGAGGTGCTGGCGGCCCTGCAGCGAGCCGGAAGGCGCACGCCGCCGGCGCTGCTGGTGCGGCCGGAAGATGCACTGCAATCGCTGCGCACCGCTATACTGCTCGGCGCTGTCGTGCCGGAATTGCGCAGCCGCGCCGAGAAGATCGCGGGCGAACTCGGCGAGCTTGTGACCTTGCGCAAGAGCATGGCCGCCGAGCGTGACCAGCTCGCCTCCGACCGCGACAAGATCCGCAGCGACCAGACCCGGCTCACAGCCCTGGTCGACGAACGGCAGCGCCAGCAGGCCTCGCGCGAGAAGGACCTCGACGCCGAAAATTCGCGCGCCATCACGCTGTCAAAACAGGTCGGCGATCTCCAGGGGCTGATCGCCAAGATGGAGCAGGACCTGCAGAGCGCCGCCAAGGCGGCTGAGAAGGCCGCCGAGGCCGCCAAGCAGGCCGAAGCCAAGGAGGCCAAGGCAGCGGCTAGTGCCAAGCCCGGCCCGGCCATCTTCAAGGATCGCTCCCGAACCAGCCCGGCCATCCTGTTCGCCTCGGCGAAGGGGCTCCTGCCTTTGCCGGTTAACGGTAACAAGATCAGGGACTTTGGCGGTTCCGATGGCGTCGGCGGGGTCCAGAAGGGCATTTCGCTGGCCACCAAGCCCGGCTCGCAGGTCACAACGCCATGCGACGGCTGGGTGGTCTATGCCGGCCCGTTCCGCAGCTACGGACAACTCTTGATCCTCAATGCCGGGGGCGGGTATCATGTCCTGATCGCCGGGATGGAGCGCATTTCGGTAAACATCGGACAGTTCGTGCTCACGGGGGAGCCGGTCGCGACCATGGGGTCGACATCTCAAGTCGCCTCCATTCTCGCCACCAACGCGAGTCAGCCTGTGCTGTATGTCGAGTTCCGCAAAGACGGCACTCCAATCGATCCAGGCCCATGGTGGGCCGCAAATGAAGGCGAGAAGGTTCGCGGATGA
- a CDS encoding divergent polysaccharide deacetylase family protein, producing the protein MTETADDLSAPLGQDKPRRKRRLRLPFTAMQLLAVMLGLFLVAFAGFAIFNKDPLGGEPMTRIAIRDPKAADEKPAAGHGQDAKQESKHDTKEAPKQADDQKTVTMIDGSTGARHDVVIGAGDPTDKGEAASAAPPVMAGIDPKLLEKSRYGMIPAISGDLKPFNVYAAEADRAKAAKMPVVAIVIGGLGVGAAKTTDAIMKLPGAVTLAFTPYGSDPGKLAERARAQRHEIFLQIPMEPYDFPDNDPGPQTLLTSLTPDQNSDRLYWHLSRMQGYAGITNFMGARFIATEAAMQPIIREASKRGLGFFDDGTSPRSIAPQAAGSLAVPFGKGDIALDAVPTANEIDRALNKLESVARERGVAIGTASALPVSIERVGAWIKTLSDRGILLVPLTTAMLKSRSS; encoded by the coding sequence ATGACTGAAACGGCGGATGATCTGAGCGCCCCGCTCGGACAGGACAAGCCGCGTCGGAAACGGCGGCTGCGGCTGCCTTTCACGGCCATGCAGTTGCTCGCCGTGATGCTCGGCCTGTTCCTGGTCGCCTTTGCAGGCTTTGCCATCTTCAACAAGGACCCGCTCGGGGGCGAGCCGATGACGCGGATCGCGATTCGCGATCCCAAGGCCGCCGACGAGAAGCCCGCGGCCGGCCACGGCCAGGACGCCAAGCAAGAGAGCAAGCACGACACCAAGGAAGCGCCGAAGCAGGCCGACGACCAGAAGACCGTCACCATGATCGACGGCTCGACCGGTGCCCGCCACGACGTGGTGATCGGCGCCGGCGACCCCACCGACAAGGGCGAGGCGGCTTCCGCGGCCCCGCCCGTCATGGCTGGGATCGACCCAAAGCTGCTGGAGAAGTCGCGCTACGGCATGATCCCCGCGATCTCGGGCGATCTCAAGCCGTTCAACGTCTATGCCGCCGAGGCCGACCGCGCCAAGGCCGCGAAAATGCCGGTCGTCGCGATCGTGATCGGCGGCCTCGGCGTCGGCGCCGCCAAGACCACCGATGCGATCATGAAGCTGCCGGGCGCGGTGACGCTGGCCTTCACGCCTTATGGATCCGATCCGGGAAAGCTGGCCGAGCGCGCCCGCGCCCAGCGCCACGAGATCTTCCTGCAGATCCCGATGGAGCCCTACGACTTCCCGGACAACGATCCCGGCCCGCAGACGCTGCTGACCTCGCTCACCCCCGACCAGAACTCCGACCGCCTGTACTGGCACCTGAGCCGGATGCAGGGCTATGCCGGAATCACCAATTTCATGGGCGCCCGCTTCATCGCGACGGAGGCGGCGATGCAGCCGATCATCCGCGAGGCCTCCAAGCGCGGGCTCGGCTTCTTCGACGACGGCACCTCGCCGCGCAGCATCGCGCCGCAGGCGGCCGGAAGCCTCGCCGTTCCCTTCGGCAAGGGCGACATCGCGCTCGACGCGGTGCCGACCGCGAACGAGATCGACCGTGCCCTGAACAAGCTGGAATCGGTGGCCCGCGAGCGCGGCGTTGCCATCGGCACGGCTTCTGCGCTGCCCGTCTCGATCGAGCGGGTCGGCGCCTGGATCAAGACCTTGAGCGACCGGGGTATCCTATTGGTGCCATTGACAACCGCGATGCTGAAATCAAGATCCAGCTAA
- the rlmH gene encoding 23S rRNA (pseudouridine(1915)-N(3))-methyltransferase RlmH translates to MRVAVIAVGRLKQGPERELAERYFERFDEAGRKLGFRELTIHEIPESRARDAATRMTEEAAAISAHIPDKSILVAMDERGQNLDSTVFARNLGRWRDEGAGHTIFVIGGADGLSPELRRKAKLAIAFGSATWPHQMVRVMLLEQLYRAATILAGHPYHRA, encoded by the coding sequence ATGCGTGTCGCTGTCATCGCGGTGGGCCGGCTGAAGCAGGGGCCGGAACGGGAGCTTGCCGAGCGCTATTTCGAGCGGTTCGACGAGGCCGGCCGCAAGCTCGGATTCCGCGAGCTCACCATCCACGAAATCCCCGAGAGCCGCGCGCGCGATGCCGCGACGCGGATGACCGAAGAGGCGGCCGCGATCTCCGCGCATATCCCGGACAAGTCGATCCTGGTGGCGATGGACGAGCGCGGACAAAACCTCGATTCCACCGTATTCGCACGGAATCTCGGGCGCTGGCGCGACGAAGGCGCCGGTCATACTATCTTCGTGATCGGCGGGGCGGACGGACTTTCGCCCGAATTGCGCCGTAAGGCCAAGCTCGCGATCGCATTCGGCTCCGCGACCTGGCCGCATCAAATGGTCCGCGTCATGCTTCTGGAACAGCTGTATCGGGCCGCCACCATTCTGGCCGGCCACCCCTATCATCGCGCGTGA
- a CDS encoding RNA pyrophosphohydrolase has protein sequence MTNEKPYRPNVGIALFNADGHVLVGHRFKGDGPEIILPGLDWQMPQGGVDEGENLRDAAMRELWEETNVVSACYLGETDWYAYEFPPYDGPQTHRLAKFRGQRQKWFALRFTGKDDEIDPLTPRNGQPAEFDAWRWERLDRVADIVVPFRREVYRAVAEQFAPFAK, from the coding sequence GTGACCAACGAAAAACCCTATCGTCCCAATGTCGGGATCGCGCTGTTCAATGCCGACGGCCATGTGCTGGTCGGCCACCGCTTCAAGGGCGACGGCCCCGAGATCATCCTTCCGGGCCTCGACTGGCAGATGCCGCAGGGCGGCGTCGACGAAGGCGAGAATTTGCGCGATGCCGCCATGCGCGAGCTCTGGGAGGAGACCAATGTGGTCAGCGCCTGTTATCTCGGCGAGACCGACTGGTACGCTTACGAATTCCCGCCCTATGACGGACCGCAGACGCATCGGCTGGCAAAATTCCGCGGCCAGCGCCAGAAATGGTTCGCGCTGCGCTTCACCGGCAAGGACGACGAGATCGACCCGCTGACGCCGCGCAACGGCCAGCCCGCCGAGTTCGACGCCTGGCGCTGGGAGCGCCTCGACCGTGTCGCCGATATCGTGGTGCCGTTCCGC
- a CDS encoding nicotinate-nucleotide adenylyltransferase — translation MSNNFVVPRFVAQAVPPHTEGMRIGLLGGSFNPPHQAHRAISRFALMRLQLDRVWWLVTPGNPLKENGNLHELGERMQAARDVADDPRIEVSCLESVIRTRYTIDTINTLRRRFSGLRFVWIMGADNLAQFHRWQDWRRIAAQVPMAVIDRPPQSFRALASPAAQALARYRLPESEAALLADRPAPAWVFLTGLKLNLSSTGLRNPDGSWKGTK, via the coding sequence TTGAGTAACAATTTCGTCGTGCCGCGCTTCGTGGCGCAAGCGGTCCCGCCCCATACCGAGGGGATGCGTATCGGCCTGCTCGGCGGCTCGTTCAACCCGCCGCATCAGGCCCATCGCGCGATCAGCCGCTTCGCCTTGATGCGATTGCAACTCGATCGCGTCTGGTGGCTGGTCACGCCAGGCAATCCGCTCAAGGAGAACGGCAATCTGCACGAGCTCGGCGAGCGCATGCAGGCCGCGCGCGACGTCGCAGATGACCCCAGGATCGAGGTGAGCTGTCTCGAATCCGTCATTCGTACCCGCTATACCATCGACACGATCAACACGTTGCGCCGCCGCTTCTCCGGCTTGCGCTTTGTCTGGATCATGGGCGCCGACAACCTCGCTCAATTCCATCGTTGGCAGGACTGGCGGCGGATCGCCGCCCAGGTCCCGATGGCAGTGATCGATCGCCCGCCGCAGAGTTTTCGTGCCCTCGCCTCCCCTGCCGCCCAGGCGCTCGCGCGCTACCGCCTGCCGGAGAGTGAGGCAGCCTTGCTTGCGGACCGGCCGGCGCCGGCCTGGGTCTTCCTGACCGGGTTGAAGCTCAACCTTTCCTCGACGGGCCTGCGGAACCCGGACGGGAGCTGGAAAGGTACGAAGTGA
- the rsfS gene encoding ribosome silencing factor yields MKAQPDADKTLSLILSRLEDMKAEETVTIDLRGKSAYSDYMIVTTGRVNRHVGAIAENVTKSLKETGIKNIHVEGLPNCDWVLIDSGEVIVHVFRPEVREFYNLERLYTQGPGAAKAI; encoded by the coding sequence TTGAAGGCGCAACCCGACGCCGACAAGACGCTGAGCCTGATCCTCTCCCGCCTCGAGGACATGAAGGCGGAAGAGACGGTCACCATCGACCTTCGCGGCAAATCGGCATACTCCGACTACATGATCGTCACCACGGGCCGTGTGAACCGGCACGTCGGCGCGATCGCGGAGAACGTGACGAAGAGCCTCAAGGAAACCGGCATCAAGAACATCCATGTCGAGGGCTTGCCCAATTGCGACTGGGTGCTGATCGATTCCGGCGAAGTGATCGTGCACGTGTTCAGACCCGAGGTCCGTGAGTTCTACAATCTCGAGAGATTGTACACGCAGGGCCCGGGGGCGGCGAAGGCGATCTAA
- a CDS encoding S41 family peptidase: MMRKTSVILLSAATGAALTLFATQPRAVFMGSSARAATVDTYRQLNLFGDVFERVRSDYVEKPDDTKLIESAISGMLSGLDPHSSYMDAKSFRDMQVQTRGEFGGLGIEVTMEDGLIKVVSPIDDTPASRAGVMANDIITNLDDEAVQGLTLNQAVEKMRGPVNTKIKLKIIRKGQDNPIDVTLVRDNIRVRSVRARVEADDIAYIRITTFNEQTTEGLKKEVANLSTQIGDKLKGYIIDLRNNPGGLLEEAVTVSDSFLEKGEIVSTRGRNAEETQRRTAHAGDLTKGKPVIVLVNGGSASASEIVAGALQDHKRATIVGTRSFGKGSVQTIIPLGSGNGALRLTTARYYTPSGKSIQAKGIVPDIEVLQDVPDELKSRTDTKGEASLRGHLKNDGDEKTGSQSYVPPDAKDDKALKMADDLLHGIKNSANAAPTPSSDNKAAPADKPKAAN; this comes from the coding sequence ATGATGCGCAAGACTTCAGTTATCCTCCTCAGCGCGGCCACCGGTGCGGCGCTGACGCTGTTCGCGACCCAGCCGCGCGCGGTGTTCATGGGCTCCAGCGCGCGCGCCGCGACCGTTGACACCTATCGCCAGCTCAATCTGTTCGGCGACGTGTTCGAGCGCGTGCGCTCCGACTATGTCGAGAAGCCCGACGACACCAAGCTGATCGAATCCGCGATCAGCGGCATGCTCTCCGGCCTCGATCCGCATTCGAGCTACATGGACGCCAAGAGCTTCCGCGACATGCAGGTGCAGACCCGCGGCGAGTTCGGCGGCCTCGGCATCGAGGTCACGATGGAAGACGGCCTGATCAAGGTGGTCTCGCCGATCGACGACACGCCCGCTTCGCGCGCCGGCGTCATGGCCAACGACATCATCACCAATCTCGACGACGAGGCGGTGCAGGGCCTGACCCTGAACCAGGCGGTCGAGAAGATGCGCGGCCCCGTCAACACCAAGATCAAGCTCAAGATCATCCGCAAGGGCCAGGACAATCCGATCGACGTGACCCTGGTGCGCGACAACATCCGCGTCCGTTCGGTGCGCGCGCGCGTCGAGGCCGACGACATCGCCTATATCCGCATCACCACCTTCAACGAGCAGACCACCGAAGGCCTGAAGAAGGAAGTTGCCAACCTCTCGACCCAGATCGGCGACAAGCTCAAGGGCTACATCATCGACCTCCGCAACAATCCGGGCGGCCTGCTCGAAGAGGCCGTCACCGTCTCCGACTCGTTCCTGGAGAAGGGCGAGATCGTCTCGACCCGCGGCCGCAACGCCGAGGAGACCCAGCGCCGCACCGCGCATGCGGGCGACCTCACCAAGGGCAAGCCGGTCATCGTGCTCGTCAACGGCGGGTCGGCCTCGGCGTCGGAAATCGTCGCCGGCGCGCTGCAGGACCACAAGCGCGCGACCATCGTCGGCACGCGCTCGTTCGGCAAGGGCTCGGTACAGACCATCATCCCGCTCGGCTCGGGCAACGGCGCGCTGCGCCTGACCACCGCGCGCTACTACACGCCGTCGGGCAAGTCGATCCAGGCTAAGGGCATCGTGCCCGACATCGAAGTGCTCCAGGACGTGCCGGACGAGTTGAAGTCGCGCACCGACACCAAGGGCGAAGCTTCGCTGCGCGGCCACCTCAAGAACGACGGCGACGAGAAGACCGGTTCGCAGTCCTACGTCCCGCCGGACGCCAAGGACGACAAGGCGCTCAAGATGGCCGACGACCTGCTCCACGGCATCAAGAACAGCGCCAACGCGGCGCCGACGCCGAGCAGCGACAACAAGGCCGCGCCCGCCGACAAGCCCAAGGCAGCAAACTAA